The genomic window CTTATTTTCCAATAGTGCATTCCTCCCCACTAAATTTTCGTTGGTTTGCCAAACATCCAGAATTTGAATCAGCTATTGTTCCCGTTTTTAAAGAACACGTCCAACAATTAATAAAATAGTTAATAATTCATCATAAAAAATTCATTGTCACAAATATTTTTAGCATTATACTCATAGTAGATTTTATTTAGGAGATGACAATATGTGTACATCAGTTAGTTTTAATGGAAACCATCATTATTTTGGACGAAACCTTGATTTAGATTATACATTTAATCAAGAAGTCGTCATTACACCTAGAAATGTCGTGTTTGAATTAAAAAACGGGAAAACTTTATCCTCTCATTTTGCGATGATTGGCATGGCTGTAATTTCAGATAACTACCCCCTTTATTTTGATGCGACCAATGAAAAAGGCTTGAGTATCGCTGGATTAAACTATCCTAAAAACGCTTTTTATCAACCAGACGAAAAGACAGAAAAAAGTATCGCGTCTTTTGAGTTGATTCCTTATGTGTTGTCTCAATGTACCACCATTGATGAGGTTAAATCACTTTTAGATGATCTGATTATCACTGATGTGGCTTTCAATCCTGAGTTTCCAAACTCGCCACTGCACTGGATAATTGCTGATAAACATGCTGCTATCACTGTTGAATCTGATAGAGATGGTTTACATGTGTATGATAATCCTGTCGGTGTTTTGACAAATAATCCACCGTTTCCTATCCAATTATTTAATTTAAACAACTACAGACATTTGTCTGCTAAAACAAGTGCGAACTTCTTTGCACCAGAACTAGACTTAGATGCCTACAGTAATGGTATGGGAGCAATTGGTTTACCAGGAGATTTATCCTCTATGTCACGTTTTGTTCGTGCAACATTCACTAAAGAACACAGTCTAAAGTTTCAAACTGTGGAAGAAGATATCAATCAGTTTTTCCATATTTTATCTTCTGTCGAACAAACTAAAGGCCTCTGTGATGTCGGCGAGGAACACTATGAATACACTATCTATTCTTCTTGTTGCGATACGGATACAGGCATTTATTACTACAAAACATATAACAATAGCCAAATTAGTGCCGTTTCTCTACATCATGAAGACCTTGAAGCCTCAGATTTAATCCATTATCCATTAGCAACCAAAGCAAGTATTCATTCAGTCAATTAAAAAAGATGTCGGAAAATATCCGGCATCTCTTTTTTATTTTTGTTTCGTTTTTCCTGTCCAGTTCATATAGCCGCCCTTTAAGATGTAGATATCTTTGTATCCTTCTTTTTTAAGCAAACCAGCCATATAAATCGCCATACTTGTCCGGTTGTCATACAAATAGATTGGTGCATCTTTACGAATGGCAAGTAAATATTCTTTGTGCGCTCTTGAAATAGTATACGGCACACTTCTTGCTCCTAAAATATGACCACGATTGTAGTCCTCTTTTTCTCTCACATCAATAACTTGAGCTGTTCTCATCGTTTCTTGGAATTTATCTTGTTCAATCCACTCAGCTGCACGCTTTCTCTTGATGAAAAAGAATAGTTTATACAATCCATAACTCGCAATAATAATAATTAATATAGTTGTTAATAAATCCACGGGACATTTACCTTTCTATCTATTATTTG from Vagococcus martis includes these protein-coding regions:
- the bsh gene encoding choloylglycine hydrolase; the encoded protein is MCTSVSFNGNHHYFGRNLDLDYTFNQEVVITPRNVVFELKNGKTLSSHFAMIGMAVISDNYPLYFDATNEKGLSIAGLNYPKNAFYQPDEKTEKSIASFELIPYVLSQCTTIDEVKSLLDDLIITDVAFNPEFPNSPLHWIIADKHAAITVESDRDGLHVYDNPVGVLTNNPPFPIQLFNLNNYRHLSAKTSANFFAPELDLDAYSNGMGAIGLPGDLSSMSRFVRATFTKEHSLKFQTVEEDINQFFHILSSVEQTKGLCDVGEEHYEYTIYSSCCDTDTGIYYYKTYNNSQISAVSLHHEDLEASDLIHYPLATKASIHSVN
- a CDS encoding rhodanese-like domain-containing protein; protein product: MDLLTTILIIIIASYGLYKLFFFIKRKRAAEWIEQDKFQETMRTAQVIDVREKEDYNRGHILGARSVPYTISRAHKEYLLAIRKDAPIYLYDNRTSMAIYMAGLLKKEGYKDIYILKGGYMNWTGKTKQK